From the Anguilla anguilla isolate fAngAng1 chromosome 6, fAngAng1.pri, whole genome shotgun sequence genome, one window contains:
- the ehd3 gene encoding EH domain-containing protein 3 isoform X2, with translation MRKKDPEVFQTVSDGLKKLYKTKLLPLEEHYKFHEFHSPALEDADFDNKPMVLLVGQYSTGKTSFIRYLLEQDFPGMRIGPEPTTDSFIAVMHGDVEGLIPGNALVVDPKKPFRKLNAFGNAFLNRFVCAQLPNPVLESISVIDTPGILSGEKQRISRGYDFAAVLEWFAERVDRIILLFDAHKLDISDEFSDVIKALKNHEDKIRVVLNKADQIETQQLMRVYGALMWSLGKIVNTPEVIRVYIGSFWSHPLLIPDNRKLFEAEEQDLFKDIQSLPRNAALRKLNDLIKRARLAKVHAYIISSLKKDMPSVFGKENKKKELINSLGEIYGRIEREHQISPGDFPNIKKMQEQLQAHDLNKFQPLKAKLLDTVDDMLAHDIAQLMVLVRQEETQRPNQVVKGGAFDGTLNGPFGHGYGEGAGEGIDEVEWVVARDKPMYDEIFYTLSPVNGKVTGANAKKEMVKSKLPNTVLGKIWKLADIDKDGMLDDEEFALANHLIKVKLEGHELPCDLPAHLIPPSKRKIPE, from the exons AT GAGGAAGAAGGATCCCGAGGTCTTTCAGACAGTCAGCGATGGACTCAAGAAGCTGTACAAAACCAAACTCTTGCCCTTGGAAGAGCACTACAAATTCCACGAGTTCCACTCGCCCGCCTTAGAGGATGCCGACTTCGACAACAAGCCCATGGTACTGCTCGTGGGCCAGTATTCCACTGGAAAGACCAGCTTCATCCG GTACCTCCTGGAGCAGGACTTCCCCGGCATGCGGATCGGGCCGGAGCCCACCACGGACTCCTTCATCGCGGTGATGCACGGCGACGTGGAGGGGCTGATCCCGGGGAACGCCCTGGTGGTGGACCCCAAAAAGCCCTTCCGCAAGCTCAACGCCTTCGGCAACGCTTTCCTCAACAG GTTTGTGTGCGCCCAGCTGCCCAATCCCGTGCTGGAGAGCATCAGCGTCATCGACACCCCCGGCATCCTGTCcggagagaagcagagaatCAGCAGAG gtTACGACTTTGCGGCGGTCCTGGAGTGGTTCGCCGAGAGGGTGGACCGCATCATCCTGCTCTTCGACGCCCACAAGCTGGACATCTCGGACGAGTTCTCCGACGTCATCAAGGCCCTGAAGAACCACGAGGACAAGATCCGGGTGGTGCTGAACAAGGCCGACCAGATCGAGACGCAGCAGCTGATGCGCGTCTACGGCGCCCTCATGTGGTCGCTGGGCAAGATCGTCAACACGCCCGAGGTCATCCGCGTCTACATCGGCTCCTTCTGGTCCCACCCGCTGCTCATCCCCGACAACCGCAAGCTGTTCGAGGCCGAGGAGCAGGACCTCTTCAAGGACATCCAGTCCCTCCCCCGCAACGCGGCCCTCAGGAAGCTCAATGACCTCATCAAGAGGGCGCGGCTCGCCAAG GTCCACGCTTACATCATCAGTTCCCTGAAGAAGGACATGCCCTCCGTGTTTGGCAAGGAGAACAAGAAGAAGGAGCTGATCAACAGCTTGGGAGAAATCTACGGGCGCATCGAGAGGGAGCATCAGATCTCCCCCGGGGACTTCCCCAACATCAAGAAGATGCAG GAGCAGCTCCAGGCCCACGACCTGAACAAGTTCCAGCCGCTGAAGGCCAAGCTGCTGGACACGGTGGACGACATGCTGGCGCACGACATCGCCCAGCTGATGGTCCTGGTGCGGCAGGAGGAGACGCAGCGGCCCAACCAGGTGGTGAAGGGCGGGGCCTTCGACGGCACGCTCAACGGGCCCTTCGGCCACGGCTACGGCGAGGGCGCCGGCGAGGGCATCGACGAGGTGGAGTGGGTGGTGGCGCGCGACAAGCCCATGTACGACGAGATCTTCTACACCCTCTCGCCCGTCAACGGCAAGGTGACGGGCGCCAACGCCAAGAAGGAGATGGTCAAGTCCAAGCTGCCCAACACCGTGCTGGGGAAGATCTGGAAGCTGGCCGACATCGACAAGGACGGCATGCTGGACGACGAGGAGTTCGCCCTGGCCAACCACCTCATCAAGGTCAAACTGGAAGGTCACGAGTTGCCTTGCGACCTGCCAGCGCACCTGATACCCCCCTCCAAGAGGAAAATTCCAGAATAA
- the ehd3 gene encoding EH domain-containing protein 3 isoform X1 produces the protein MFSWLGTDDRRKKDPEVFQTVSDGLKKLYKTKLLPLEEHYKFHEFHSPALEDADFDNKPMVLLVGQYSTGKTSFIRYLLEQDFPGMRIGPEPTTDSFIAVMHGDVEGLIPGNALVVDPKKPFRKLNAFGNAFLNRFVCAQLPNPVLESISVIDTPGILSGEKQRISRGYDFAAVLEWFAERVDRIILLFDAHKLDISDEFSDVIKALKNHEDKIRVVLNKADQIETQQLMRVYGALMWSLGKIVNTPEVIRVYIGSFWSHPLLIPDNRKLFEAEEQDLFKDIQSLPRNAALRKLNDLIKRARLAKVHAYIISSLKKDMPSVFGKENKKKELINSLGEIYGRIEREHQISPGDFPNIKKMQEQLQAHDLNKFQPLKAKLLDTVDDMLAHDIAQLMVLVRQEETQRPNQVVKGGAFDGTLNGPFGHGYGEGAGEGIDEVEWVVARDKPMYDEIFYTLSPVNGKVTGANAKKEMVKSKLPNTVLGKIWKLADIDKDGMLDDEEFALANHLIKVKLEGHELPCDLPAHLIPPSKRKIPE, from the exons ATGTTCAGCTGGTTGGGTACCGATGACAGGAGGAAGAAGGATCCCGAGGTCTTTCAGACAGTCAGCGATGGACTCAAGAAGCTGTACAAAACCAAACTCTTGCCCTTGGAAGAGCACTACAAATTCCACGAGTTCCACTCGCCCGCCTTAGAGGATGCCGACTTCGACAACAAGCCCATGGTACTGCTCGTGGGCCAGTATTCCACTGGAAAGACCAGCTTCATCCG GTACCTCCTGGAGCAGGACTTCCCCGGCATGCGGATCGGGCCGGAGCCCACCACGGACTCCTTCATCGCGGTGATGCACGGCGACGTGGAGGGGCTGATCCCGGGGAACGCCCTGGTGGTGGACCCCAAAAAGCCCTTCCGCAAGCTCAACGCCTTCGGCAACGCTTTCCTCAACAG GTTTGTGTGCGCCCAGCTGCCCAATCCCGTGCTGGAGAGCATCAGCGTCATCGACACCCCCGGCATCCTGTCcggagagaagcagagaatCAGCAGAG gtTACGACTTTGCGGCGGTCCTGGAGTGGTTCGCCGAGAGGGTGGACCGCATCATCCTGCTCTTCGACGCCCACAAGCTGGACATCTCGGACGAGTTCTCCGACGTCATCAAGGCCCTGAAGAACCACGAGGACAAGATCCGGGTGGTGCTGAACAAGGCCGACCAGATCGAGACGCAGCAGCTGATGCGCGTCTACGGCGCCCTCATGTGGTCGCTGGGCAAGATCGTCAACACGCCCGAGGTCATCCGCGTCTACATCGGCTCCTTCTGGTCCCACCCGCTGCTCATCCCCGACAACCGCAAGCTGTTCGAGGCCGAGGAGCAGGACCTCTTCAAGGACATCCAGTCCCTCCCCCGCAACGCGGCCCTCAGGAAGCTCAATGACCTCATCAAGAGGGCGCGGCTCGCCAAG GTCCACGCTTACATCATCAGTTCCCTGAAGAAGGACATGCCCTCCGTGTTTGGCAAGGAGAACAAGAAGAAGGAGCTGATCAACAGCTTGGGAGAAATCTACGGGCGCATCGAGAGGGAGCATCAGATCTCCCCCGGGGACTTCCCCAACATCAAGAAGATGCAG GAGCAGCTCCAGGCCCACGACCTGAACAAGTTCCAGCCGCTGAAGGCCAAGCTGCTGGACACGGTGGACGACATGCTGGCGCACGACATCGCCCAGCTGATGGTCCTGGTGCGGCAGGAGGAGACGCAGCGGCCCAACCAGGTGGTGAAGGGCGGGGCCTTCGACGGCACGCTCAACGGGCCCTTCGGCCACGGCTACGGCGAGGGCGCCGGCGAGGGCATCGACGAGGTGGAGTGGGTGGTGGCGCGCGACAAGCCCATGTACGACGAGATCTTCTACACCCTCTCGCCCGTCAACGGCAAGGTGACGGGCGCCAACGCCAAGAAGGAGATGGTCAAGTCCAAGCTGCCCAACACCGTGCTGGGGAAGATCTGGAAGCTGGCCGACATCGACAAGGACGGCATGCTGGACGACGAGGAGTTCGCCCTGGCCAACCACCTCATCAAGGTCAAACTGGAAGGTCACGAGTTGCCTTGCGACCTGCCAGCGCACCTGATACCCCCCTCCAAGAGGAAAATTCCAGAATAA